The nucleotide sequence AGTTAGTTATCATGATGCCGACGGAAATCGCCAAGTAATTGGTAATTCAAACAAGGAAAACCCAATGATTGAAGAAGCAATTGACTTTGCTAAGGTCATTGATAATCCTGAAGATTCTGAAATGCAACGTTTATACAAGTATTGGAATCAATTAAGTATTAATGTAAATAAAGTATTGTTCAACCTTCGTCAGGACGCTAACATCGTGTTCGTTGACGAGGAGAAATAATGGGAGAATTTTATTGTTAGTTGAATTTGAAAAATTAAAAGAGCGACTGGGTTTTACGCAAACTACGGCTATTCAAAGAGCAGTTGCTGAGCCACTACGTGCTGGTAGAAGTGTTGTTGGAATCTCACCTACAGGTTCCGGCAAAACCGTTGCGTTTATGGAGCCATTGCTAGAAAGAATTGAAGGCGCTGATGGTGAGGTTAGCATGCTGGTTTTAGAACCATCCGCCGAATTAGCAATGCAAGTTTTCCGTGAAGTGTCTAAATGGGCAGATGAGATTGGACTATCAGCAATGTCAGCAATTGGTGGAGCCAACATCAGTCGCCAAATTGATAAGCTAAAGGAACACCCTGAAATCGTTGTTGGAACGGTTGGCCGAGTGTCTGAATTGATTGATAAGGGAAAGCTGACACTTCATGAGCTTGATTCAATGGTGATTGATGAAGCTGACAATCTGTTAAGTGAAGAAACTTTGGATCCCATTCGTGATATGGCGGATATGGCTCCCGATGATGTCACATTGGGATTGTTTTCAGCGACTAGAAATGATGTGTTAGACCACATTAATCGGTGGTTTACGCAAGACATTGAAATGATCGATGTTACCGATATTGATGACAGTATGGGGAAAATGACTCACGGATTTTTGACAGTTTCCAATATGAAGAAGCCATTGATGTTAGCTCGTTTATTGGCGATTCCCAACTTTAAAGCACTGGTGTTTTTCGATAAGGTAACTACTTTGCAGAAAACTTACAGTAATCTAACTCACAGAAATATTCGTGAGGTTGGCCGACTAACCAGCGAGCAAACTAAACTGGCTAGAAAAAATGCTTTACGTGATTTTCGGAAGGGTAAGATTCGGCTACTAATGGTTACTGATGTGGCAGCTCGCGGGATTGACGTGCCGGAATTACCGGCAGTGATTAACTATGAGTTGCCGAGAACTGACAAGACATACACTCATAGGTCTGGTCGGACTGCCCGGATGCATCATGATGGTCTAGTGCTGAGCATGGGAGATGATCATGATTTTCGTGATTTCAAGAAGTTGCTAAGTGATGACATTTCGCTGACTAAACTCTATTTTGACGAAAATAAATTAGTAACCAAACGTCCGGCTGATAAACCCAAGTCGGTTGGTGATAATCAAACCGTTGAAACTAAAGATAAAAAGTCAGTGGGCACCAAAATGGCCACTTCGACTAGAGAGACTAAAATGCCTCGAGAAGTAGCTGCACAACCATCTCAGAAGCGGAAAAAGAATAAGCACTCTAAGCGAAAAGGGATGCGTCATCGTCGCCAAGACAATAATTAACCTTTACAACCCCTACTAAAAATGAGAAAATTGTAGGAGTTGATTTGGCCTCATAGCACAACTGGATAGGGCACCCGCCTCCTAAGCGGTTGATCCCGGTTCGAGTCCGGGTGAGGTCATTACACAACTTCAATAGACAAAAAGGCAAGCAACGGAAATGTTGCTTGCCTTTTAATTTTTCCTAGTTAGTGATAATTGGTAAATTACCTTGTTCAACAGCAGGACTAATCTCTTGACGAACTAAGATGTCCCACGCATCTGGTGGTGTTGATAACGGGTTAGTTAGGTAAACTTCTCGATGACCAGGATCAATCATTTCCAAGTTATTCTTGGTAGTAAAGTCCGCTAATTTATCCCAGACGGGAGACACCGAGTTAAGTGGGCCATGATTAACTAATTGAACCTCGTAGCCTTCCTCTTCCCGAGTGAATTTAATTTGGTCAAGAATTTCTTTAGGGTACTTTGATTCTACAGATGTCTTGGCAATCGGTAATAGTTCAGGGATTGTAAAGTTAGGCTGCTTAATCATTAAGATAAAACTGCCATCCTGATTCCAATAACTATTCAACGGATACGGTTCATAGTTTCTAAACC is from Lentilactobacillus curieae and encodes:
- a CDS encoding DEAD/DEAH box helicase, translated to MLVEFEKLKERLGFTQTTAIQRAVAEPLRAGRSVVGISPTGSGKTVAFMEPLLERIEGADGEVSMLVLEPSAELAMQVFREVSKWADEIGLSAMSAIGGANISRQIDKLKEHPEIVVGTVGRVSELIDKGKLTLHELDSMVIDEADNLLSEETLDPIRDMADMAPDDVTLGLFSATRNDVLDHINRWFTQDIEMIDVTDIDDSMGKMTHGFLTVSNMKKPLMLARLLAIPNFKALVFFDKVTTLQKTYSNLTHRNIREVGRLTSEQTKLARKNALRDFRKGKIRLLMVTDVAARGIDVPELPAVINYELPRTDKTYTHRSGRTARMHHDGLVLSMGDDHDFRDFKKLLSDDISLTKLYFDENKLVTKRPADKPKSVGDNQTVETKDKKSVGTKMATSTRETKMPREVAAQPSQKRKKNKHSKRKGMRHRRQDNN
- a CDS encoding GyrI-like domain-containing protein; this encodes MDKFDYRIVESSEYSKAGTPSIVHLNERNYITYHGKGEFNINNEHFKLVVSAMYDLAEGIRQAASTSNKLDWFRNYEPYPLNSYWNQDGSFILMIKQPNFTIPELLPIAKTSVESKYPKEILDQIKFTREEEGYEVQLVNHGPLNSVSPVWDKLADFTTKNNLEMIDPGHREVYLTNPLSTPPDAWDILVRQEISPAVEQGNLPIITN